From Amycolatopsis sp. WQ 127309:
TCGCCACGGTGGCCGACACCGCGGGCGAGGTGCTGGGCACCGTCGTCCCGATCCTGGCGCTGACCGCCTGGTTCTCGTACATCTGCTGGCGGCGGCTGGCCGACGCCGCCGGTGGGCGGCTGCTCGCGGTCACCGGCTGGACGCACGACTTCGACACCGCGCGTCTCACCGACGAGTACCCGATCGGCCTGCACCACAGCCCGGCCGGGTTCAAGAGCATCGAGACGTTCAGCCTGCGCGCCGGCGGCCGGACCTACCCGCTGGAGCGGAAGCTCCGCGAGCGGATCCGGCCGGACCGGGTCAACACCGTGCTGGTCACGCCGCGCAGCAAGCTGCTGATCAACGTGCTCCCCGCGTAGCGATCTCCCGCCCTCGGCGCGCTCACCACCACCTGAAAGCCGTGAAGGCCTCCTTCCCGGCTCTTATGGCCGGGAAGGAGGCCTTCACGGCTTTCCCACAGGGGGTCAGGCGGCCGCCTCGGAGAGGGCGTCGAACTCGGCGTCCGTCAGCTCGATGTCCGCCGCCGCGATGTTGTCCTCGACGTGCGCGACCGAGGACGTGCCCGGGATCGGCAGCACCACCGGCGAGCGCTTGAGCAGCCAGGCCAGCGCGAGCTGCGACGGCGACGCGTCGTGCTCCTTGGCCAGGGTGCTCAGCGGGCTGTCCGGGCCGGCGAGGGCGCCGGTGGCCAGCGGGAACCACGGGATGAACGCGATGCCGTGCTCGGTGGCGTGCTCCAGCAGCGGCTCGGCGTCGCGCTTGACCAGGTTGAACATGTTCTGCACGGACACGATCTCCGCGGTCTTCTGCGCCTCCTGCAGGTCCGCCACGCCGACCTCGGACAGGCCGATGTGCCGGATCTTGCCCTCGTCCTGCAGCTTCTTCAGCTCCCCGATCTGCTCGGCGACCGGCACCTTCGGGTCGATCCGGTGCAGCTGCAGCAGGTCGATCCGCTCCAGGCCGAGGTGGCGCAGGCTCAGCTCGACCTGCTGGCGCAGGTACTCGGGCCGGCCGACGGGAATCCACTCGTTCGGGCCCTGCCGGGTGAAGCCGGCCTTGGTCGCGATGACGAGGTCGTCGGCGTACGGGTGCAGGGCCTTCTTCAGCAGCAGGTCGGCGACGAACGGGCCGTAGACGTCGGCGGTGTCGATCAACGTGACACCCAGCTCGACGGCGCGCCGCAGCACGCGGACGGCCTCGTCGGGGTCCTTCGGGTCACCCCAGACGCCGGGCCCGGTGAGCTGCATCGTGCCGTACCCCAGCCGGGTCACCGGCAGGTCGCCACCGATCGTGAAGGTGCCTGAGTTCTTCGCACTCATCTTTCGTCCCATCGTCGTCCGGGGTGCTCCACCGGGTCTCAACCCGCGAAGCGCCCCGGACAATCCCGGATCACGTCAGGAATTGCGCGGGAACCCCAGGTTCACCCCGGCGTGCGACCGGTCGGGCCAGCGCGAGGTGACGACCTTGGTGCGCGTGAAGAAGTGGAAGCCCTCCGGCCCGTAGGCGTGTCTGTCGCCGAACAGCGAGTCCTTCCAGCCGCCGAAGGAGTAGTAGCCGACCGGCACCGGGATCGGGACGTTGACGCCGACCATGCCGACCTCGACCTCGTTCTGGAACCGCCGCGCGGCCGCGCCGTCGCCGGTGAAGATGGCCGTGCCGTTGCCGTACGGGTTGGCGTTGACCAGGTCCAGGGCCTCGTCGTAGGACGCCGCGCGCGCCACCGACAGCACCGGGCCGAAGATCTCGTCGGTGTAGATCGACATCTCCGGGCGCACGTGGTCGAACAGCGTCGGGCCGAGCCAGAAGCCGTCGCCCGGCACCTCGACGCCGCGGCCGTCGACGACCAGCGACGCGCCCGCCCCGACCCCGGCGTCCACATAGGACTCGACGCGCTCGTGGTGGGCGCGGGTGACCAGCGGGCCCATCTCGGACTCCGGGTCACGCCCGTCGCCGACCTTGAGCTTCCCGATCCGCTCGGCGATCTTCGCGACCAGCTCGTCGCCGACCGGGTCGACGGCCACCACGACCGACACGGCCATGCAGCGCTCCCCCGCCGAGCCGAACCCGGCGGACACCGCGGCGTCGGCGGCCAGGTCGAGGTCGGCGTCCGGCAGCACGATCATGTGGTTCTTCGCACCGCCGAGGGCCTGGACGCGCTTGCCGTGGCGGGTGCCGGTCTCGTAGACGTACCGCGCGATCGGCGTCGACCCGACGAATGAGATCGCCTTGACGTCGCGGTGTTCCAGCAGGCCGTCGACCGCGATCTTGTCGCCGTGCAGCACGTTGAGCACGCCCGCGGGCAGCCCGGCCTCGGCGAACAGCTCGGCGAGGAACACCGCCGCCGACGGGTCCTTCTCACTGGGCTTGAGCACGACGGTGTTGCCGCAGGCGAGCGCGTTCGGCACGAACCACAGCGGCACCATGGCCGGGAAGTTGAACGGCGAGATGACGCCGACGACACCGAGCGGCTGGGCGATCGAGTAGACGTCGACGCCGGTGGAGGCGTTCTCGCTGAAGCCGCCCTTGAGCAGCTGCGCGGCCCCGCAGGCGTACTCGACGTTCTCGATCGCGCGGGCGATCTCGCCGGCGGCGTCGGACTCGACCTTGCCGTGCTCGCTCGTGACGATCTTCGCCAGCTCGTGCTTGCGCGCCGAGAGCAGCTCGCGGAAGGCGAACAGCACCCGCGTCCGGCCGGCCAGCGACGTCCCGCGCCAGCCCGGCAGCGCCGCCGCCGCGGCCGCCACGGCCTGGTCCACCTCGGCCTGCCCGGCGAAGTCGACCTGCGCGCGGACCTGGCCGGTGGCGGGGTCGAAGACGTCGCCGGTGCGGGCCGGGGTCCCGGTGAACGGCTTGCCGTCGATCCAGTGGCTGATGCGGTCGGTCACGACGGGCACTCCTTCGCTCGGGGACGTCCCTGCGAGTGTCCGGGCGGGCGCCACGCGGACGCCATCGGCAACGTGTACGGACTCGCCGCCCCGGCCGTACAGTCTGTCCCCTGCCGATCATCGCAACCATCACCAGCGAGGTGCCGTGTACCCGACCGTGGCCGACGTGCTCGCGCTGCCGGTGCTGCGCCAGGGCCGGCCGCACGTCGTCGCGGGTGCCGCCGGGCTGGACGCGCCCGTGCGCTGGGCGCACGTCGCCGAGGTCGCCGACATCGCGCACCTGCTGCGCGGCGGCGAGCTGGTGCTGACGACCGGCGTCGCGCTGCCCGACGACGGCCCGTCGCTGGCCCGTTACGTCGCCGACCTGGCCGGCGTCGGCGCCGCCGGCGTGGTGATCGAGCTGGTCCGGCACTGGAGCGACAAGCTGCCCGCGGCCCTGGTCGAGGCCGCCGACGCGCACGGGTTCCCGCTGGTCACGCTGTCACGCGAGACGCGGTTCGTGAGCGTCACCGAGGCCGTCAACGGCCAGATCGTCGACGCCCAGGTCGCCGAGCTGCGCGCGGCCGAGCGGGTGCACGAGACGTTCACCGCGCTCACGGTCGCGGGCGCCGAACCCGGCGTCGTGCTGGGCGAGGTCGCGCGGCTCACCGAGCAGCCGGTGGTGCTGGAGACGCTCTCGCACGAGGTCCTGGCCTACGACGCGGCCGGCACCGACCCGGCCGAGCTGCTCACGGGCTGGCCCGCGCGGTCCCGGGTGGTCCAGGTCGGCGAGCGCACCGGCTACCACGCGAACGCGGGCTGGCTGGTCACGATCGTCGGCGCGCGCGGCCACGACTGGGCGCGGCTGATCGTCGTGTGCGCCGACCAGCCGCCGCACCGCCACCGCGTGGTCGCCGAACGCGCCGCGTCCGCGCTCGCCGTGCACCGGCTGGTCGCCAAGGACTCCGACGGCCTGGAGCGCCAGGCCCACCGCGCGGTGCTCGCCGAGCTGCTGGCCTCGCCCGCGCCGTCGGCGGAGCTGCTGGCCCGGGCGTCCGCGCTGGCCGTGCCGCTGGCCGGGCGGCAGCTGGTCGGGCTCGCGGTGCGGCCGCGGTTCACCGGCACCGGGCGGCCGGCGTTGTCGACGCCGCCGGTGCTGCGCGAGCTGGCCGAGGCGACGGCGCTGGCCGCGCGCCGCGCGAAGGTGTCGGCGCTGGTGGCGACCGACGATACCGGGGTGCGGGCGCTGATCGCGCTGTCCCTCGAGGCGAACGCCGACGCGGTGCTGCAGCGGCTCGCCACCGACGTCCGCGAGGCGCGCAGCAGCGCCCCGGGGGTGCTCGCGGTCGGCACCACGGTGCTCTCGCCCGCCGAGGCGAGCCGGACGCTGCTGGAAGCCGGGCAGGTCGCGGCCGCCGCCCTGGGCGCCGGCGAGGAACGGGTGCTGCACCGGCTGTCCGACGTCCGGCTGCGCGGCCTGCTGCACCTGCTCGCCGGGGACGAGCGGGTGACGGCGTTCGCGACCCGCGAGCTGGGGCCGTTGCTGCACCGCGACGCCGCGTCCGGCAGCCGGCTCGTGCAGGCGCTGCGGCACTACTGCGAGCAGGGCGGCAACAAGTCCGCGGCGGCCGCGGCCGCGCACACCTCGCGGACGGCGTACTACCAGCAGCTCGCCCGGATCGAGCAGGTCCTCGGCGTCCGGCTGGAGGAGCCGGAGTCGATGCTCTCGCTCTACGTCGCGCTGCTGGCGGTGGACCTCACCCGGCCGAGCGAAGAAGACTCACCCGGACGTGCAGCACAGTGAGCACCTTCGGCCTGCCGATGAGACCGATATGGCCCTCCTCCCGTTCGCTGCCTGCCTGATGAGCCTGAGCTGTCTCGCGCCCGCGCAGCCGCCGGCGTCGACGTTGCAGCTGACCAGCCACGACACCGCCGACCGGATCGGCTCGGTCGTGCTGACCTGCGACCCGACCGGCGGCACGCACCCGAAGCGCGGGAAGGCGTGCGACGTCCTCGAAGGCGTCAACGGCGACTTCACCCGCATCCGCGGCCGGCAGCAGGCGTGCACGCTGATCTACGCCCCGGTCGACATCACGGTGGTCGGCACCTGGCGCGGCAAGCCGGTGTCGTTCCGCACGACCTACGCCAACCGCTGCGAGGCCGTCCGCGACTCCGACGACGTCTTCGCCTTCTGAACGGGTTTCATCGGTTTTCGCGCGCGGGAGCCGCCGGGCCGCCCCCACGACGGCCCGGTGGCTCCCGCTCGACCTCATGGACCACGCACGAACGCCCCGTTCGGTTCAGCCGCACCGGCCGAGGGTGACCTCGCGCGCCGTGGAGCGGCTGAGGTTCCACGCGGGCCAGCCGTCCGGGGTGTCGTCGGCGAGGATCCGCCGCAGCACGCAGGTGCGCACCGGCTCGGGCAGCCGCGCCGAGACGACCGGGACGACGTCCGTCGAGAACCCGCCGAGATAGCTGTGGTCCAGGGGCTTTCCGGCCGCGGCGCGGTCGAGGTTGGCGTCGGCGATGAGCCGTTCCGGATCGAGGAGGGCGAGC
This genomic window contains:
- a CDS encoding aldo/keto reductase, which encodes MSAKNSGTFTIGGDLPVTRLGYGTMQLTGPGVWGDPKDPDEAVRVLRRAVELGVTLIDTADVYGPFVADLLLKKALHPYADDLVIATKAGFTRQGPNEWIPVGRPEYLRQQVELSLRHLGLERIDLLQLHRIDPKVPVAEQIGELKKLQDEGKIRHIGLSEVGVADLQEAQKTAEIVSVQNMFNLVKRDAEPLLEHATEHGIAFIPWFPLATGALAGPDSPLSTLAKEHDASPSQLALAWLLKRSPVVLPIPGTSSVAHVEDNIAAADIELTDAEFDALSEAAA
- a CDS encoding CoA-acylating methylmalonate-semialdehyde dehydrogenase; amino-acid sequence: MTDRISHWIDGKPFTGTPARTGDVFDPATGQVRAQVDFAGQAEVDQAVAAAAAALPGWRGTSLAGRTRVLFAFRELLSARKHELAKIVTSEHGKVESDAAGEIARAIENVEYACGAAQLLKGGFSENASTGVDVYSIAQPLGVVGVISPFNFPAMVPLWFVPNALACGNTVVLKPSEKDPSAAVFLAELFAEAGLPAGVLNVLHGDKIAVDGLLEHRDVKAISFVGSTPIARYVYETGTRHGKRVQALGGAKNHMIVLPDADLDLAADAAVSAGFGSAGERCMAVSVVVAVDPVGDELVAKIAERIGKLKVGDGRDPESEMGPLVTRAHHERVESYVDAGVGAGASLVVDGRGVEVPGDGFWLGPTLFDHVRPEMSIYTDEIFGPVLSVARAASYDEALDLVNANPYGNGTAIFTGDGAAARRFQNEVEVGMVGVNVPIPVPVGYYSFGGWKDSLFGDRHAYGPEGFHFFTRTKVVTSRWPDRSHAGVNLGFPRNS
- a CDS encoding PucR family transcriptional regulator, with amino-acid sequence MYPTVADVLALPVLRQGRPHVVAGAAGLDAPVRWAHVAEVADIAHLLRGGELVLTTGVALPDDGPSLARYVADLAGVGAAGVVIELVRHWSDKLPAALVEAADAHGFPLVTLSRETRFVSVTEAVNGQIVDAQVAELRAAERVHETFTALTVAGAEPGVVLGEVARLTEQPVVLETLSHEVLAYDAAGTDPAELLTGWPARSRVVQVGERTGYHANAGWLVTIVGARGHDWARLIVVCADQPPHRHRVVAERAASALAVHRLVAKDSDGLERQAHRAVLAELLASPAPSAELLARASALAVPLAGRQLVGLAVRPRFTGTGRPALSTPPVLRELAEATALAARRAKVSALVATDDTGVRALIALSLEANADAVLQRLATDVREARSSAPGVLAVGTTVLSPAEASRTLLEAGQVAAAALGAGEERVLHRLSDVRLRGLLHLLAGDERVTAFATRELGPLLHRDAASGSRLVQALRHYCEQGGNKSAAAAAAHTSRTAYYQQLARIEQVLGVRLEEPESMLSLYVALLAVDLTRPSEEDSPGRAAQ
- a CDS encoding SSI family serine proteinase inhibitor — protein: MSLSCLAPAQPPASTLQLTSHDTADRIGSVVLTCDPTGGTHPKRGKACDVLEGVNGDFTRIRGRQQACTLIYAPVDITVVGTWRGKPVSFRTTYANRCEAVRDSDDVFAF